A DNA window from Camelina sativa cultivar DH55 chromosome 13, Cs, whole genome shotgun sequence contains the following coding sequences:
- the LOC104735482 gene encoding shaggy-related protein kinase epsilon, with product MASVGTLPASSMATKQSNASICPADKLPEGIDEMKIKDDKEMEAAVVDGNGTETGHIIVTTIGGKNGQPKQTISYMAERIVGQGSFGIVFQAKCLETGETVAIKKVLQDKRYKNRELQTMRLLDHPNVVSLKHCFFSTTEKDELYLNLVLEYVPETVYRVSKHYSRANQRMPMIYVKLYTYQICRALAYIHGGVGVCHRDIKPQNLLVNPHTHQVKLCDFGSAKVLVKGEPNISYICSRYYRAPELIFGATEYTTAIDIWSAGCVLAELLLGQPLFPGESGVDQLVEIIKVLGTPTREEIKCMNPNYTEFKFPQIKAHPWHKIFHKRTPPEAVDLVSRLLQYSPNLRSTAMEAIVHPFFDELRDPNTRLPNGRPLPPLFNFKPQELKGASVELLSKLIPDHARKQCSFLAL from the exons ATGGCTTCTGTGGGGACGTTACCTGCTTCATCTATGGCTACAAAACAAAGCAATGCTTCCATATGTCCTGCTGACAAACTACCTGAAGGGATTGATGAGATGAAGATTAAAGATGATAAG gaaatGGAAGCAGCTGTGGTTGATGGGAATGGAACTGAAACGGGTCACATTATTGTTACTACTATTGGTGGTAAAAATGGCCAGCCTAAACAG ACCATAAGTTATATGGCAGAGCGCATCGTTGGACAAGGTTCTTTTGGAATCGTCTTTCAG GCCAAGTGTTTAGAAACGGGGGAAACTGTTGCAATCAAGAAAGTTTTGCAAGACAAAAGATACAAGAACCGTGAGCTGCAGACGATGCGGCTTCTTGATCACCCTAATGTTGTATCCCTCAAGCATTGTTTCTTCTCAACCACAGAGAAAGATGAGCTGTATCTCAATTTGGTCCTTGAATACGTTCCTGAGACTGTTTATCGCGTCTCTAAGCACTACAGTCGGGCAAATCAGAGGATGCCCATGATATATGTTAAACTCTACACTTATCAG ATTTGCAGAGCTTTGGCATATATTCATGGAGGAGTAGGAGTCTGCCACAGAGACATAAAACCACAGAATCTTCTG GTTAATCCTCATACCCATCAGGTCAAGCTCTGTGATTTTGGTAGCGCTAAAGTTCTG GTCAAAGGCGAACCAAACATCTCATATATCTGTTCCCGTTACTACCGAGCACCTGAGCTTATTTTTGGAGCCACGGAATATACAACAGCAATTGACATATGGTCTGCAGGCTGTGTTCTTGCTGAATTACTTCTGGGACAG CCTCTCTTTCCAGGTGAAAGTGGAGTCGACCAGCTAGTCGAGATAATTAAG GTTCTTGGAACACCAACTCGGGAGGAAATCAAATGTATGAATCCAAACTACACTGAATTCAAATTCCCTCAAATAAAGGCTCATCCTTGGCACAAA attttccATAAGCGCACACCTCCAGAAGCTGTAGACCTCGTCTCAAGACTTCTCCAGTATTCTCCAAATCTCAGATCAACAGCT ATGGAGGCCATAGTCCACCCGTTCTTCGATGAGCTACGTGATCCCAATACACGTCTTCCCAACGGTCGTCCATTGCCTCCTCTCTTCAACTTTAAACCTCAAG AGCTAAAAGGAGCAAGCGTAGAGTTGTTGTCCAAGCTTATACCTGACCATGCCAGAAAACAATGTTCCTTCCTGGCtctctaa
- the LOC104735483 gene encoding polygalacturonase At1g48100-like, whose protein sequence is MNKLTLQYLSLNFLLLISLISSRFGTCDARHSVYWKGNRRSVAEGKSSPTVNVLDNGAKGDGTSDDTKAFEDAWREACKVAASTLLVPSGSTFLVGPVSFLGKECKENIVFQLDGKIIAPTSSSAWGSGLLQWIEFKSLTGITIKGKGIIDGRGSVWWNKSPDYDPADESESTTESDMVKEQLGTKMPKTKPTALRFYGSNGVTVNGITIQNSPQTHLKFDNCMSIQVSDFTTSSPGDSPNTDGIHLQNSQDAVIYRSTLACGDDCISIQTGCSNIYIHDVDCGPGHGISIGGLGKDNTKACVSNITVRDVTMHETTNGVRIKSWQGGSGSVKQVMFSNIQVSDVANPIIIDQYYCDGGGCHNETSAVAVSNINYINIKGTYTKQPIRFACSDSLPCTGISLSTIELKPATEKASSLDPFCWEAHGELKTQTLPPIQCLKTEKSPEASQSNNDDC, encoded by the exons ATGAATAAACTAACCTTGCAGTATCTTTCCCTGAACTTTCTCCTCTTAATCTCCTTAATCTCTTCGAGATTTGGGACTTGTGACGCTAGGCACAGTGTATACTGGAAAGGAAATCGCAGGTCTGTCGCCGAAGGGAAAAGTTCCCCAACAGTCAATGTGCTTGACAATGGCGCAAAAGGTGATGGGACAAGTGATGACACAAAG GCTTTCGAAGATGCTTGGAGGGAAGCTTGTAAGGTGGCAGCGTCAACATTATTAGTTCCCTCTGGTTCTACGTTCCTTGTTGGACCTGTTTCCTTCCTGGGAAAAGAATGCAAAGAGAACATCGTGTTTCAG CTAGATGGAAAGATCATAGCTCCAACGAGTTCAAGTGCATGGGGTTCAGGTCTCTTGCAATGGATAGAATTCAAATCACTTACAGGAATCActataaaaggaaaaggaataaTTGATGGACGAGGATCAGTATGGTGGAACAAGTCCCCTGACTATGATCCAGCTGATGAGTCAGAGTCAACAACTGAGAGCGACATg GTGAAAGAACAACTGGGTACAAAAATGCCAAAGACTAAACCAACA GCTTTGAGGTTCTACGGAAGTAATGGTGTAACAGTCAATGGAATAACCATACAAAACAGCCCTCAAACCCACCTCAAGTTTGATAATTGCATGAGCATTCAAGTGTCTGATTTTACAACTTCATCCCCCGGAGATTCCCCCAACACAGATGGAATCCACCTGCAAAACTCTCAAGATGCCGTTATTTACCGCAGCACGCTGGCTTGTG GAGATGATTGTATATCAATTCAAACTGGATGCTCTAATATCTACATACATGATGTAGACTGTGGGCCTGGCCATGGAATTAGCATCGGAGGACTGGGAAAAGACAATACAAAAGCGTGTGTTTCAAACATTACTGTCCGTGATGTCACGATGCATGAAACTACGAATGGAGTTAGGATAAAATCCTGGCAG GGAGGGTCAGGGTCTGTAAAACAAGTTATGTTTTCAAATATTCAAGTCAGCGACGTAGCCAATCCGATAATAATAGATCAATACTATTGCGATGGTGGAGGATGCCACAACGAAACTTCAGCAGTGGCTGTATCAAACATAAactacataaacataaaaggtACCTACACAAAGCAACCTATACGCTTCGCCTGCAGTGATAGCTTGCCATGCACAGGAATCTCACTGTCGACCATAGAGCTTAAGCCAGCCACAGAAAAAGCTAGCTCACTTGATCCTTTCTGCTGGGAAGCACACGGTGAACTGAAAACACAAACTCTACCACCAATACAATGTTTGAAAACAGAAAAGTCACCAGAAGCTAGTCAGTCTAATAATGATGATTGCTAA